A single region of the Pontibacter kalidii genome encodes:
- a CDS encoding Lnb N-terminal periplasmic domain-containing protein: MKNYLKKISLALLLSMFTLPTWAQFEDMALSPEAKISLITCSPGPDLYAIFGHSAVRVNDPATGMDVVFNYGTFDFDEPNFYLKFAQGKLRYKLSAAHFRDFVYSYTMDNRSVYEQEFNFTEAQKQQYWNFLTHNYLPENRFYLYDFFFDNCATRIRDGIEATFPNQLAFNISHFDKGYSFRNLIDLYLGPQPWGDFGIDIALGARIDQEATPYQYMFLPDYLAKGLGSATISQNGKTAPLTLEQKVIFERDPSQPLEAGWFTPQLLFWTFLLIVVALTVMDFIKRRRSRVFDMAFFFMLGVLGIVVLLLWFATDHQATAYNFNLLWAIPTHAVVAFFLGQIILVEWVRKYMLVTAIITTVALIGWPLWPQMYHAAFLPIMVAAVLRGAYAVWFSKKAQALAHPQSIAQKI, from the coding sequence ATGAAGAATTACCTGAAAAAGATCTCGCTGGCGTTGTTGCTCAGCATGTTCACCCTGCCAACCTGGGCGCAGTTTGAAGATATGGCGCTCTCGCCGGAGGCAAAGATCAGCCTCATCACCTGCTCGCCGGGGCCTGACCTGTACGCCATCTTCGGGCACAGCGCCGTGCGCGTAAACGACCCGGCCACCGGCATGGACGTGGTCTTTAACTACGGCACGTTTGATTTCGACGAGCCCAACTTCTACCTTAAGTTCGCGCAGGGCAAGCTCCGCTACAAGCTGTCTGCAGCGCACTTCCGCGACTTCGTGTACAGCTATACCATGGACAACCGCTCGGTGTATGAGCAGGAGTTCAATTTTACCGAGGCGCAGAAGCAGCAGTACTGGAATTTCCTGACGCACAACTACCTGCCCGAGAACCGCTTCTACCTCTACGATTTTTTCTTTGATAACTGCGCCACCCGCATCCGCGACGGCATAGAAGCGACCTTCCCCAACCAACTGGCCTTCAACATCAGCCACTTCGATAAAGGCTACAGCTTCCGCAACCTCATCGATTTATACTTAGGTCCGCAGCCGTGGGGCGATTTCGGCATCGACATAGCCCTGGGTGCCCGCATCGATCAGGAGGCAACGCCTTACCAGTACATGTTCCTGCCGGATTATTTGGCGAAAGGCTTAGGCAGCGCCACCATCTCCCAGAATGGCAAGACTGCGCCACTGACACTGGAGCAGAAGGTGATCTTTGAACGCGACCCTTCCCAGCCGCTAGAGGCCGGCTGGTTTACGCCACAGCTGTTGTTCTGGACTTTCCTGCTGATCGTGGTTGCCCTTACGGTGATGGATTTTATCAAACGCCGCCGCAGCCGCGTATTCGATATGGCGTTCTTCTTTATGCTGGGCGTGCTGGGCATTGTGGTGCTGCTGCTCTGGTTTGCCACCGACCACCAGGCCACTGCCTACAACTTCAACCTGCTCTGGGCCATCCCCACACATGCCGTGGTTGCCTTTTTCCTGGGCCAAATCATACTTGTGGAGTGGGTGCGCAAGTACATGCTGGTTACCGCCATCATCACGACCGTGGCGCTTATCGGCTGGCCGCTGTGGCCGCAAATGTACCATGCCGCTTTCCTGCCCATTATGGTGGCCGCCGTACTTAGAGGCGCCTACGCCGTATGGTTCTCTAAAAAGGCACAAGCCCTGGCACATCCACAAAGTATAGCACAAAAGATATGA
- a CDS encoding mechanosensitive ion channel family protein → MKDINDALELLLSKLEAWGKHAVLLLPNILVALLVLVLTFFLARVIRNSLGKIIGRFSHSTALNNLALTIIYIIMLSIGFFMALNVVGLDKLVVSLLAGVGIIGLALGFAFQDIAANFIAGIIIAIRKPFRVGDFIETNDYTGTIERITLRTIDIRQVTGEMVWLPNKMVFENPVTNFSVRGTRRVDLEVGVSYGEDLERVQQVVIEALQEVKNRVKGKEIQVMYDAFGDSSINFKARFWIHYKKQLDYIAAKSDAIIKIKKAFDENEILIPFPIRTLDFAIKGGDKLSEELKAAMSASVKNGQQLGGSNP, encoded by the coding sequence ATGAAAGACATTAACGATGCCCTGGAGCTGCTGTTGAGTAAGCTGGAGGCCTGGGGCAAGCATGCCGTGCTGCTGCTGCCGAACATCCTCGTGGCCCTGCTGGTGCTGGTCCTGACCTTCTTTCTGGCCAGAGTCATCCGCAACTCGCTGGGAAAAATCATAGGACGCTTCTCACATAGTACAGCCCTGAACAATCTGGCCCTCACGATCATCTACATCATCATGCTTAGCATTGGGTTCTTCATGGCGCTCAATGTGGTGGGGTTGGATAAGCTGGTTGTCTCGCTGCTGGCAGGTGTGGGTATTATAGGACTGGCGCTGGGCTTTGCCTTCCAGGATATTGCCGCCAACTTTATAGCAGGGATTATTATTGCCATACGCAAGCCATTCAGGGTGGGCGACTTCATCGAAACCAACGACTACACCGGCACGATAGAGCGTATCACGCTGCGCACCATCGACATACGGCAGGTAACAGGCGAGATGGTTTGGCTGCCAAACAAAATGGTGTTCGAGAACCCGGTTACCAATTTCTCTGTGCGCGGCACCCGGCGGGTAGACCTGGAGGTGGGGGTGTCGTATGGGGAAGACCTGGAACGGGTGCAGCAGGTGGTGATAGAGGCGCTGCAGGAGGTGAAAAACCGTGTGAAGGGCAAGGAGATCCAGGTGATGTATGACGCCTTCGGCGACAGTTCCATCAACTTTAAGGCCCGTTTCTGGATTCACTACAAAAAGCAGCTGGACTACATAGCAGCCAAGAGCGATGCCATCATCAAGATCAAAAAGGCCTTTGATGAAAATGAGATCCTGATCCCGTTCCCGATCCGTACGCTGGATTTTGCTATAAAGGGAGGCGATAAGCTAAGTGAGGAGCTAAAGGCGGCCATGAGTGCCTCCGTTAAAAACGGGCAGCAACTTGGCGGAAGCAACCCCTAG
- a CDS encoding SPASM domain-containing protein, with product MALHLADGFNFLSKLTPLRALNALQVVGSYLYSKLTGKATHWGYPLSISLEPTTSCNLRCPECPSGLRSFSRPTGMLQNELFKDTIDQLHRRLMYLIFYFQGEPYLHKSFLELVKYASDRGIYTATSTNAHFLDDATARKTVESGLDRLIVSIDGTTQETYAAYRVGGKLEKVLEGTRNVVKWKKELKSKTPHIMFQFLVVRPNEHQLEDVKELAKELGVDEVVFKTAQIYDYENGSPLIPTIDYYSRYSNNGNGSYSIKNKLLNHCWKMWHSCVITWDGLVVPCCFDKDAEYRQGDLQRQSFAQVWRGEKYNSFRQQVLRSRSEVEMCRNCTEGTKVWA from the coding sequence ATGGCACTTCATTTAGCCGATGGGTTTAACTTTTTATCAAAACTGACGCCGCTGCGCGCGCTGAATGCGCTGCAGGTGGTAGGCAGTTACCTATACTCCAAGCTCACCGGCAAGGCAACGCACTGGGGCTACCCGCTCAGCATCTCGCTGGAGCCCACTACCTCCTGCAACCTGCGTTGCCCGGAGTGCCCCAGCGGCCTGCGCTCCTTCTCCCGCCCCACCGGCATGCTGCAGAACGAGCTCTTTAAAGACACCATAGACCAGCTGCACCGTCGGCTGATGTACCTGATCTTCTATTTCCAGGGCGAGCCCTACCTGCATAAGAGCTTTCTGGAGCTGGTAAAGTATGCCTCGGACCGTGGCATCTACACGGCCACCTCCACCAACGCGCACTTCCTCGACGACGCCACCGCCCGGAAAACCGTGGAGTCGGGGCTGGACAGGCTCATCGTGTCGATAGACGGCACCACGCAGGAAACGTACGCTGCCTACCGTGTGGGGGGCAAGCTGGAGAAAGTGCTTGAGGGCACGCGCAACGTGGTGAAGTGGAAGAAGGAGCTGAAGTCGAAGACGCCGCACATCATGTTCCAGTTTCTGGTGGTGCGCCCCAACGAGCATCAGCTGGAGGACGTGAAAGAGCTGGCAAAGGAGCTGGGTGTGGATGAGGTGGTGTTCAAGACGGCGCAGATATACGACTATGAGAACGGCTCTCCGCTTATCCCGACAATAGATTATTACTCCAGGTACAGCAACAACGGCAACGGCAGCTACAGCATCAAAAACAAGCTGCTCAACCACTGCTGGAAGATGTGGCACTCCTGCGTGATCACCTGGGACGGCTTGGTGGTGCCCTGCTGCTTTGACAAGGACGCCGAGTACCGCCAGGGCGACCTGCAGCGGCAGAGCTTTGCCCAGGTGTGGCGCGGCGAGAAGTATAATTCGTTCAGGCAGCAGGTGCTGCGCTCCCGCAGCGAGGTGGAGATGTGCCGCAACTGCACCGAGGGCACGAAGGTATGGGCTTAG
- a CDS encoding inositol monophosphatase family protein, with translation MNLNQLANNLNILCRSVGAFIQKEGEGFERSSIEQKGFNDLVSYVDKEAEQKLVEGLRKLLPEAGFITEEGTDTTRGERLNWVIDPLDGTTNFIHGLPAYCVSVGLMDGEEVVLGTVFDPNRDECFWAYKGGGAFCNDTPIKVSDAPALQDGLIATGFPYYDFGLTQQYLQVLGAFMSRSHGIRRIGSAALDLVYVACGRFEGFFEYNLNAWDVAAGVIIVQEAGGRLSKFTGDGDVVFGREIVASNGNVHPEMLQTIGEFWKKPVA, from the coding sequence ATGAACCTGAACCAACTGGCTAACAACCTGAACATACTTTGCCGCAGCGTCGGCGCTTTTATACAGAAGGAAGGAGAAGGCTTTGAGCGCTCCAGCATCGAGCAGAAGGGCTTTAACGACCTGGTTTCTTATGTGGACAAGGAGGCGGAGCAGAAACTGGTGGAAGGCCTGCGCAAGCTGCTCCCCGAGGCCGGCTTCATTACTGAGGAAGGCACCGACACCACCCGGGGCGAGCGTCTTAACTGGGTAATCGACCCCCTGGACGGCACCACCAACTTTATACACGGCCTGCCAGCCTACTGCGTGAGCGTGGGCCTGATGGACGGCGAGGAGGTAGTGCTGGGCACCGTGTTCGACCCGAACCGCGACGAGTGTTTCTGGGCCTACAAAGGCGGCGGCGCCTTCTGCAACGATACACCGATAAAGGTTTCTGATGCCCCGGCCCTGCAGGATGGCCTTATCGCCACCGGCTTTCCTTATTATGATTTTGGCCTGACGCAGCAGTACCTGCAGGTGCTGGGCGCTTTTATGTCTCGGTCGCATGGGATACGGCGCATAGGCTCGGCTGCGCTGGACCTGGTATACGTGGCCTGCGGCCGTTTCGAGGGCTTCTTCGAGTACAACCTGAATGCCTGGGACGTGGCAGCAGGCGTTATTATTGTGCAGGAGGCCGGCGGAAGGCTCAGCAAATTTACCGGGGATGGCGATGTTGTCTTTGGACGGGAGATCGTGGCCAGCAACGGCAACGTGCACCCGGAGATGCTGCAGACCATCGGCGAGTTCTGGAAAAAGCCCGTGGCCTAA
- a CDS encoding FeoB-associated Cys-rich membrane protein produces the protein MIQQVLILLIFLAAVAYMLRMVYQVFSAKSGCAKSCGACSSIDFKKIQQDLEKSAINKQ, from the coding sequence ATGATCCAGCAAGTCCTCATTCTGCTTATTTTTCTGGCGGCGGTAGCCTACATGCTGCGCATGGTGTACCAGGTGTTCTCGGCCAAGAGCGGCTGCGCCAAGAGCTGCGGCGCCTGCTCCTCCATCGACTTTAAGAAGATACAGCAGGACCTGGAGAAATCAGCGATCAATAAACAATGA